The region TCTCCCCCCAGATGGTGGGGATGGTGGAGACGCGCACGTCAATCTCCCGGTCGTCGATGCGCATGGCCAGGCGGCCGTCCTGGGGCAGGCGCCGTTCGGCGATGTTCAGGCGGGCCATGATCTTGATGCGGGAGATCAGCGCCGCGTGGACGTGGCGCGGCGGCGACATGACCGCATAGAGCACCCCATCCACCCGGTAGCGAATGCGCAGCCGGTCCTCCTGGGGCTCGATGTGGATGTCACTGGCGTGGCGCCGCACGGCCTGCCGGATCACCTGGTCCACCAGGCGGACCACCGGTGCCTGCTCGGCCACCAGGCGCAGGGACTCCACCGACTCCTCCTCCACCACCGCCGGGGCGGCGCTGAGTTCGCCCAGGATCCGCTCCACGGAACTGGCCGGCGTGCCGTACTGCCCCAGGGCGCGGAAGAAGTCGTCCGCGGTGATCACCGCCGGCCTGACGGCCAGCCCGGTGGCCCGGCGGACGTCGTCGATGGCAATCACATCCAGGGGGTCAACCATGCCCAGAACCAGCCCGTGGTGGTCGCGGCGAATGGGGACAACGCGGTGCCGGCGGGCCAGGTCCTCGGGCACCAGGGCCAGCACCTCGCGGGGGAGGAGCAGGTCGGATGGGCGGACGAACTCCAGCCCGAGCTGCCGGGCCAGGGCGGTGGCCACCTCCTCCGGCGCGGCCAGGCCCAGGGAGATGACCACCTCGCCGAGCCGCTCCCCGGTGTGCCGCTGCTGCTCCAGTGCCCGGGAGAGGGCGGCCGGCGTGACCGCCCCCGCCTCGGTCAGGAGTTCCCCAAGCAGTGCGCTGCGACGCATCCCGCCCCACCCGCGAGATCCGCTGAGCAGCAGGTCCGGGGACGCCCCGGGAGTCTTCGTATCTTCCTCGCCCCCGCCTGCCTGGCCACAAGCTCAACGCAGGATATCGGCCGGCCAGCCCTTCGCTTCACCCTCCTGGCCTTCCTTCTGTCGGGAGCCCGATTTCCGCCCTCACCAGCACGAACCCCCTCCTCCTCGCTTGTGGGAGCAAGCCTTAGTGACAGAAATTCTGTCAAATTCGGACGATGCAGCAGGAAATCGACGGGAAAAGACATAAATCCCCGACCTACCGGCACTCTGCGGGCACAGTCTGAAGAGCACCGTCGCCAGGGGGGTTCCGAATGAAGGCGGAACCTGTATCTATCCGTGAGCGGATGTTTGTCCCCCCGGAGCAGGTGATGACGCGGTTGATGCGCCGGGAGGACGAGCGGCGTGGCTACTGGGTGGAGTTGGTGGTCCTGCTGGCCGGCGCAGCCAGCTTCCTGCTGGGCGTGGCTCTGGCGATCCGCTACTGACAGCGAGAAGGGAGAGCTCCACCGGAGGCCACCCGTGAGCACCGCCATTCGACGCCATCCAAACAAGCCGCGCGCAGGTCTAGGCGCTCGGCAAGCCGGGCATGCTCCCGCTGTCGAGGAGGACCGCGCGGTGGCCGTCCCCGGGATGCCCAGCAGCCTGATCAACGAGTGGGCGGAGCGCATCGTCGTGGCCCTGCTGGAGCAGCAGGCCGGGTTCCGCCAGGCCCTGACCCACGCGGAGATCACCGCCCTCACCGGGCTCGACGACCTGCAGGTCGCCCGCGGCTGCTGGCACGGCAGGCTGCACGGGCTCTTGAACTTCCAGCAGGGCACTGGGCAGGTGCGCTACACCCTTACCCCGCTGGGAGCGGCCATCGCCCGACGGCGCAGGGCGGAGAGCGAGCAGGCCTTTTCGCCTCCGGCCCGTTAACCGGCAGGGCCTCTGCCGCCGCGACCGCGCCGGGGGCCCGTAGACCTGCGTCCGCGATTCACCCGGACGGACCGGGCCGGAAGTCTATCCAAGAAATGCCTTCCAAGGTCAGTACTGGTCCCAGTCGCGCTTCTCCACCTGCCAGTTACTTGGCCCCGCGGGACGCATGGAGATGTGCGCCATGGCGCTGGTGCGGGTGGCGCCGTGCCAGTGCCAGGCGTTGGCGGGAATGACGGCGATGTCACCGGATCGGATGAGGCGGCGCTCGCCCTCCGTGGCCACAACCCCCTCACCCTCCACCACGTACAGCGCCTGGTCGGTGGAGTGGATGTGGGGGATGGTGCGCGCCCCAGCCTGGAAGAAGACCGCGATCAGTTCCACCTTTCCGGGGTTGGCCGGCCGGGTCAGGTACTGCAGCCGCACCGTCCCCGAAAAGTACTCCGGCCGCTCGGGGACCGCGGCATACTGGCGATGTGCCCTCACGATCTCGATCATCGCTCTCCCTCCTCCCCGCCCTCCGGTACCTCCACCGATGTTCCCACCGCCTGTGCCAGCGCCGCGACCAGGTGCGACTCCGGCACCGCACCTGTCACCTCGTGCGTCTCGTTAATCACCGTCTTGGGTACCGCATAGACGTTGAAGCGCCGGGCCAGTTCCGGGAACTCCGTGGCCTCGATGATGTCCGCGGTGACCCGGGGGCTCTCTACCGCCAGGTGCGCGGCCAGCCTGGCCGCGCGGGGGCAGTGGGGTCAGGTGGGCGTGACAAAGACCCGCAGGTGGGCGTCCCCGGTCAGGCGAGCCAGGACGCGGCGGGTGGCCTCAGTTACCTCCCCCCGCCCGCGCGAGACCGCCATAATCACCTCCAGCAGCGTGACAAACTCGTATCCCGCGGGCATACCCAGGTAGCGGACGCCGTAGTCCTCTTTCCCCAGGAAGACGATGGCCGGCGCCTCCCGCACCCCGTACCACTGCGCCGCCTCGGCGTGCGAGAGCAGCCCGTATTCCTCCACCTCAACCCGCTCGGAGAGTTCGGCCACCTCCCGCAGGATCTGCCGGGTGTACTCGCTGGCCTGCCAGTCCTCGCCGGGCAGCGCCAGGCCGCCGGTGGCGGGCAGGAAGAGCACCAGGCGGACCGGGGCTTCCAGGTCGGCGGCGAAGCGGCGACGGATGGTCTCAGCGTCCTGCGGATTGAGGAAGGACATGGCGCTACGTGGAGAAAACCTCCGGGTTGACCACGGCAGCGGGACGTCGTCCCGCCAGCACATCCAGAATACCCTGCGCGGCATGGACGGTCATGCGCGCGGCGCACTCTGCGGTCAGGGCGGCCGAGTGAGGCGTCACCACCAGGTTGGGTGCGGAGAAGAGGAGGTTACCCAGGTCGGGCGGTTCCTGTTCGAACACATCCAGCGCGGCTCCCCCCAGGCGACCCTGATGTAGCGCCCGCGCCAGGGCCGCCTCATCCACGACCGCTCCGCGGGCGGTGTTGATGAACAGTGAGGTGGGCTTCATCGCGGCCAGCTCTCGCTCGCCGATGAGCCTGCGTGTCTGGGGCGTCAGCGGCACATGGAGCGTGACCACGTCCGCCTCCCGGAGGAGGGAGAGGAGGTCGTCCACGGGCTGGGCTCCCCGGGACCTAATCTCCGCAGGGGGGAGGAACGGGTCATCGCCCAGGACCCGCATGCCGAACGCCGCCATTGCCTTGCGGCTGACGGCCGTGCTCACGCGCCCCAGGCCGACCACCCCCAGGACCTTGCCCTCCAGGTCCACCGCCCGCAGGCTGTCGCGCACGGCGAAGGCACCGCGTCGCGTTCCACTCCCACCCCGTGGCGGGCGATGACCCGCAGGTGCGGCGCTGCGGCCACAAGCTCCGCAGAGACCACCGCCAGGCGCACCAGGAGCGCGGAGGCCTCCCACAGCAGCGGCCGCAGGGCGGCCGGCGAGGGGTTGGGCGCCATGACCACCCGGCAGTGCTCCGCCAGAAGGCGCCTGCCCGCCTCGTGGACGGGCTCGCTGATGACGACGAGCGGCGGCTGTCCCATGGCAGCGTGTTCTTCGTCGGGATGCTCCCTGCCAGGATGTTTCCCGCCGGGATGTTCCTTACCCAGAAAGGAATTTCGCGGGCCTGCCCCTTTTCCCCCAGCCCGGCTCCCCCAACAGGTCGAGGGCAGGGACAGGGCCTGGCCGCTGCGATGGGACGGATGGCTCAAGGATGGTAGCAGGGCTGCGGCGAACCTCCAGGGTCAGCCAGGGACTCCGGGACACCGCAGGGGATGACGATGGCCAGCGACCCCTTCGCCCGAGATGCGCAGGTGCTGCCGCACCTCCGGGGGTACCCGGAGGAGCTGCGCCATTTCAGCAACCTGATCAAGCACTCCCACCCACAGGGCAGATCCGCCCTGGAGTCCGTCCTGCGCCGTCCGGCCGCCAGCGACTCCTACATCGCCAACCTCTGCCGCCTGGTGGCCGCCGGAGAGGCCGTGCTGAGCGTGGTGGAGGCGGCGGAGCGGTTCGGGGTCTCGCCTCAGACCTTCCTCCGGACCATCGCCGCCCGTCCCGACTTCCCGCCGCCGCTGTTCGCCCGGGAGGAGAAGCGGCTGTGGCGCGCCGGTGACGTAGAAGCGTACATCCAGCGCCGTGGGGAAGCTCCGCCTGCTGGTGACCTGTAAACGCTGCGGCCGGGAGTTCGACACCGGCCGGCGCATGGACCGGCGCTCGTTCCAGCGGGGAACACTGGCGGCCAACTACCACACCTGTCCGCACTGCGGGGCGCGGGAGACCTACCGCAAGGCCGACTACCTGACCCGGGAGGAGAGGCCGCAGACCTGAGGCAATAGAGCCCCGCGCTACTGACGCGGCGGCTGCTCCACCAGGCGGCGTACCTCCTCCAGCAGACGGAGGGTCTCCGCCTCGAATCGCTCGGCGATGAGGACGAAGCGTGCCTGCTGTTCCACGGTGAGGGCGGCCTGAATCTGCCGCAGAATGTGCTGCCGCCGCAGCTCCGTCTCCTCGCGCAGCGCCTGCAGCTGTGCCACGGCGGTCTTGATGGCCTCCTCATCGGGAGGCCGGCGCGCCAGCGCGCGACGCAGCTCGCCTTCCAGCACCCGCTTGCGCCGTCCGAGCTCCAGGCGCAGCTGTTTCAGCGCCTTGATCTGGGGAAAAAGGCGAGCAATCTGCTGCTCGCTGAGATCGAGCTCGTCCACCAACCGCCAGATGAGCAGCGCCTCGATAATCCGCTCGATGCGCGCCGGCGCCAGGGTCGACGGCCCCTGCGCCAGGACCGGAAGCGTCAGCAACGTGACCAGCAGGGCCGCAAGGAGGAGCCGGCGGCGCATCAGCGCGGCTCCAGGGGCTCCGGCTGCCACCCCGCCTCCTGTGCCTCCAGCCCGGACTGCCACAGGCGCAGGGCCTGGTCCAGGTGCGGGAGCTGGGAGCGCATGGTGTCGGTGACGTAGGGGGCGATCTGTTCCGCTGCGGAAGGCGCAGGAGGGGAAGGCCGCAGCGCCGCCGCGGAGACGGTCAGCGCCACTGCCATGGCTGCTCCTGCTGCCGGCAGCAGGAGCGGGCGGAGTGCGCGGCGCAACCGGTCGGCTTGCCTCTCCGGTCTGTGGATGCGCTCCTCCAGCTGGCGCATGAAGTCCGGCCAGAAGCCCTCCGGGGGGGACGGCACGGGAACCGCCCGCAGCCGTGCCGCCGTCTCCTCCAGCTCGACGGCCAGCGTGCGGCACCGCGGGCAGTCCGCCAGGTGGGCGGCCAGCGCGCGGCGCAGGTCCGGTGGGGTCCGGCCGGTGGTCACCTCCAGCAGCGCGGCACGCGCCTCCGGGCAGCGCATCAGGACCGCTCGCTCCTCTCCGCCGCCAGTGCAGCGCGCAGCCTGCGCAGGGCGGCAAACATCGTCGCCTTGACCGTCCCCTCGGAGCACCCCAGGACCCGGGCGATCTCCGCATAGGGGAGATCCTGGTACAGACGCAGCGCCACCATCGCCCGCTGCCGCGGAGGGAGGGCAGCCACAGCCCGGACGATGGCCGAAGCTGTATCCGCAGCCTCCGCCCGCGTCTCCGGCGCCACCTGTGGAGGTGCCTCTGCCGTGCTCTCCTCCAGCTCCGCCCAGAGTAAGCGGCGACGACGGGCCTGATGGTCCAGGCAGAGGTTGACCGTAATCCGATAGAGCCAGGTGCGCAGGTGCGCCCGCCCGTCGAATCGGGGCAGGGCGCGGTACGCCCGCAGGAAGACCTCCTGGGTGATGTCCGCCCCGTCCTCGTGACTGCCGACGAGACGCCGGGCGAGGCGGTAAAGAGTCTCCCGGTACTTGATCACCAGGGCGGTGAAGGCGGACTCCTCACCCCGCTGGAAGGCCTGGACGAGCGCCGCGTCCTCCTGATCCAAGCGACACCCCCTACCAGGAGTAACGCTCCGCCTGGGGAGAACGTTTAGCCCTCATTTCAAGAGACGCGCCCCCCCGGCGGTACGGGCGGCCCGGCGGGCCGCCCGTACGTACCACCCTTCTCTGGCCTACCTCTCCCCCGGCAGCACATCCCGGGCAATCTGCTCGGGCAGCGTCCAGTCCAGGTTGCGGAAGAAGGCGTCGATGTACGCCGCCTTGGCCGTGCCGAAGTCGATGAAGTAGGCGTGCTCGAAGACATCCAGGGCCAGGAGCACGCTGGCATTCCAGACGGGGAACGTATTCTGCTCGTCCCCGATGTAGTTGAAGAGGTGCCCGCTGTCCCAGTCGTAGGCCAGCCAGGCCCAGCCGCGGGCGGCGATCCCGGTCGCCTTGAGGTCCTGCTGCCAGGCCTCGAAGGAGCCGAAATCCCGCTCGATCAGCGAGGCCAGCTTCCCCGAGGGTTTCCCCCCGGTGCCCCCCAGCAGGGAGAAGTAGTTCTCGTGGTTCTTCACCCCGCCCACGGCGCGCGTGTACTCCACCTTGAGCTCCCGGATGTCGGAGTAGGTGGGGTTGGCTTTGGCCGGATCCTTGTCCAGGGCGGCCAGTTTCTCCAGGATCTCGTTGGCCTTGTTCACGTAGCCCTGGTAGAGCTTGTAGTGCTCCTCCATGGTCTTCTTGCTGATCCCGTCCAGCGTCACCTCAAACGAACGGAACTTCTTGGCCTCATACCTGTACAACGCCATCCACCTCCTCGGAGCCAGGTATCGTCACATCCTCGGCTCGTGTATTCTACCACCGCGGACTGGAAAATCCTCGCCGCCAGCCGATCACCTTGCCAGAGGCGCGGCCGTGAACCGGTGCAGCGGCCGTGCGCTCGTCCCTGACGGCGGTGTTATAGTGAGGCTATGGGACCGGAGGCGCTGGCAGTGGTCTCTGTGGAGGAGTTCTGGCGCCTGGCGCACCGCCTCCCCCGGGCGGAGCTGGTCGGTGGCCAAGTTGTAGAGATGGCTCCCCCGGGCTTCCGTCACGGAGCGATCACGGCCGCACTGCTGCGAACCCTGCACGAGTTTGTGACCACCCAAGACCTCGGCGTGACTGTGGCCGAGACCGGATTTGTCCTCTCTTCCGACCCCCCGACCGTGCGTGCGCCCGATGTGGCCGTGGTCCTGAGGTCCCGCCTCCCCTCACCGCCCCCGGCGGGATTTTTCTTCGGACCCCCGGATCTGGCGGTGGAGGTCCTCTCGCCGGACGACCGGCCCGCTGAGGTGGCGGCGAAGGTGGCCGACTACCTGCGCGCGGGGGCGGCGGCTGTGTGGGTTGTCGATCCGGAGAGTCGGACGGTTACCGTGCACACGCGCAGCGGGGCGACACGGTACGCCGCCCAGGAGGCCGTGGACGGCGCGCCGGTGCTCCCCGGGCTCCACCTTCCCGTCGGCCCCCTGCTCGCCGGGTAGGACAATTCAGGCGTCGCTGTCCAGACCGGCGAGCGGGCCTGCACTGTGCACAGGCGTTCCCCCGACCACGGTGGCCAGGACACGGGTCTCCAGCAGGACCTGCGGATCCGCCGCGGCCTCCGCCAGGAGGTCCCGGTCGACCACGATGAAGTCGGCCAGGCGTCCCGGTGCCAGGGTGCCCTTGATGGCCTCCTCGCCCGACGCGTAGGCCGCGCCCACGGTGTAGGCGCGCAGCGCTTCCTGGACAGAGAGCGTCTCCTGGGGATACCATGCGGGCCGCGGGTCGCCAGGATGGCGCCGCGTCACCGCGGCGTACAGCCCCTGCCAGGGGTCGAGGGTCTCCACCGGAGCGTCCGAGCCAAACGCCAGCACGGTCCCCTGCTGCCGCAACGATCGCCAGGCGTAGGCGGTGCGGCTGCGGGCGCCCCAGTAGCGGTCGGCGAGGTTGCGGTCGCTGGTGCAGTGAACAGGCTGCATGGACGCCACCACGCGAAGCTGCGCCAGGCGGGGCAGGTCGTCGGGGTGAAGGAGCTGCACGTGCTCCAGGCGGAAGCGCACGCCCGATCGGCGCGCCGCCTGATGGTGCGCGGCAAAGGCCTCCAGCACCTCTCTGTTGGCCCGGTCGCCGATGGCGTGGACTGTAGGCCACAGTCCCGCCGCCACCGCGCGGCCCACCAGCTCCTGCAGCGCCACGGCGCTGTGGACGGCTATGCCCCTGTTGCCGGGCTGCCCCTCGAAGGGCTCCAGCATGCTGGCCGTCTGCGAGCCCAGCGTCCCGTCCGAGTAGATCTTCACCCCGCCCACCCGCAGCCAGTGGTCGCCCAGACCTGTGCGCACCCCCAGCGCCGCTGCGTCCTCCAGGCGATCCAGCGGGATGGTCATCCACACCCGCAGGCGCAGCCTCCGCTCACGGTGCGCGTCCTGCAGCAGGCCCAGAGCCTCCGGCCATGGGCCGTCGCGCGCCATGCTGTGCACGCCCACCAGCCCCAGGCGGTGCGCGGCGGCCGTGGCCTCCTCGAGCGCCGCGCGCAACATCGCCGGATCCGGCCGGTCCACCACCGCCTGGACCAACACGCGGGCCTCCTCCTTGAGCAGCCCGGTGGGCCGGCCGGTGGGGTCACGGACAA is a window of Armatimonadota bacterium DNA encoding:
- a CDS encoding Uma2 family endonuclease, which gives rise to MGPEALAVVSVEEFWRLAHRLPRAELVGGQVVEMAPPGFRHGAITAALLRTLHEFVTTQDLGVTVAETGFVLSSDPPTVRAPDVAVVLRSRLPSPPPAGFFFGPPDLAVEVLSPDDRPAEVAAKVADYLRAGAAAVWVVDPESRTVTVHTRSGATRYAAQEAVDGAPVLPGLHLPVGPLLAG
- a CDS encoding ATPase, T2SS/T4P/T4SS family: MRRSALLGELLTEAGAVTPAALSRALEQQRHTGERLGEVVISLGLAAPEEVATALARQLGLEFVRPSDLLLPREVLALVPEDLARRHRVVPIRRDHHGLVLGMVDPLDVIAIDDVRRATGLAVRPAVITADDFFRALGQYGTPASSVERILGELSAAPAVVEEESVESLRLVAEQAPVVRLVDQVIRQAVRRHASDIHIEPQEDRLRIRYRVDGVLYAVMSPPRHVHAALISRIKIMARLNIAERRLPQDGRLAMRIDDREIDVRVSTIPTIWGE
- a CDS encoding NAD(P)-dependent oxidoreductase — translated: MRDSLRAVDLEGKVLGVVGLGRVSTAVSRKAMAAFGMRVLGDDPFLPPAEIRSRGAQPVDDLLSLLREADVVTLHVPLTPQTRRLIGERELAAMKPTSLFINTARGAVVDEAALARALHQGRLGGAALDVFEQEPPDLGNLLFSAPNLVVTPHSAALTAECAARMTVHAAQGILDVLAGRRPAAVVNPEVFST
- a CDS encoding Fe-Mn family superoxide dismutase, translated to MALYRYEAKKFRSFEVTLDGISKKTMEEHYKLYQGYVNKANEILEKLAALDKDPAKANPTYSDIRELKVEYTRAVGGVKNHENYFSLLGGTGGKPSGKLASLIERDFGSFEAWQQDLKATGIAARGWAWLAYDWDSGHLFNYIGDEQNTFPVWNASVLLALDVFEHAYFIDFGTAKAAYIDAFFRNLDWTLPEQIARDVLPGER
- a CDS encoding cupin domain-containing protein; the encoded protein is MIEIVRAHRQYAAVPERPEYFSGTVRLQYLTRPANPGKVELIAVFFQAGARTIPHIHSTDQALYVVEGEGVVATEGERRLIRSGDIAVIPANAWHWHGATRTSAMAHISMRPAGPSNWQVEKRDWDQY
- a CDS encoding RNA polymerase sigma factor; translated protein: MDQEDAALVQAFQRGEESAFTALVIKYRETLYRLARRLVGSHEDGADITQEVFLRAYRALPRFDGRAHLRTWLYRITVNLCLDHQARRRRLLWAELEESTAEAPPQVAPETRAEAADTASAIVRAVAALPPRQRAMVALRLYQDLPYAEIARVLGCSEGTVKATMFAALRRLRAALAAERSERS
- a CDS encoding amidohydrolase, with amino-acid sequence MTANPVTLFTGLRTCTLDPQCPVTDALAVAGEWILATGPAGELAAAFPQARRIDLGGRTVLPGLIDCHVHLLAYGLLVRRLDLRQTRSLAEAVQMVAAAAATAPPGTWVLGGGWDRNRWAEGRWPTRDDLDAVSIGRPVALTSKDGHLLWVNSAALERAGIGPRTPDPPGGEIVRDPTGRPTGLLKEEARVLVQAVVDRPDPAMLRAALEEATAAAHRLGLVGVHSMARDGPWPEALGLLQDAHRERRLRLRVWMTIPLDRLEDAAALGVRTGLGDHWLRVGGVKIYSDGTLGSQTASMLEPFEGQPGNRGIAVHSAVALQELVGRAVAAGLWPTVHAIGDRANREVLEAFAAHHQAARRSGVRFRLEHVQLLHPDDLPRLAQLRVVASMQPVHCTSDRNLADRYWGARSRTAYAWRSLRQQGTVLAFGSDAPVETLDPWQGLYAAVTRRHPGDPRPAWYPQETLSVQEALRAYTVGAAYASGEEAIKGTLAPGRLADFIVVDRDLLAEAAADPQVLLETRVLATVVGGTPVHSAGPLAGLDSDA